The genome window CGGGACGGGTgctggaggttgttgggaaGAGGGCTATGAGGGGGACGCCGGGGGGGTGGACGATTGGGGAGGTTAATGTTTTGTTGGATCGGTTGGCTGGGGCTagtggggagagggagcagcTGCCGATTTTTGAGGAGATTTACAGGAATTGCTgtgcggaggaggtgatgtggCTGGTGAGGATTATACTGAAGGATATGAGGGTGGGCGCGACGGAGAGGACGTTTTTGGGGCTGTGGCATCCGGATGCGGAGGCGTTGTTTAGCGTTTCGAGTAGTTTGAGGAGGGTTTGCTGGGAGTTGTGGGATCCGGAGACGAGGCTGGAGCAGAAGGAAACCGGGGTGAGCTTGATGCAGTGTTTTCAGCCGCAACTGGCGCAGTTTCAGATGACGACAGGGTTTGGGAAGCTGGTGCAGAATCTGGGGgttaccgaggaggagaaggagttttGGATTGAGGAAAAgctggatggggagaggatgcAGATGCATatgaaggaggatgagacgGTGCCCGGGGGGTTTAGGTTTGCGTTTTGGTCCAGGAAAGCGAAGGATTACACGTATTTGtatggggaggggttggaggatgatAACTCGGCTTTGACGAGGCATTTGAAGAATGCGTTTCATGAcggggtgagggagttgattTTGGATGGAGAGATGATTACGTGGGATCCGGAAATCGACAAGATTGTGCCGTTTGGCACGCTCAAGACGGCGGCGCTGGATCAGCAGAAGAATCCGTTTCAGAACGGGCCTCGACCTCTGTATCGGGTCTTTGATATTCTTCTTCTGAACAAGAAGCCTCTGGCGGACTACACCCTCCGGGACCGCCACGCTGCCCTAGAGGTAGCCGTCAGGGGTGAGCATCGCCGTCTCGAGATTCACCCCTACGAATCAGCCACAACACCAGACGCCATCGAGCCCTTCCTCCGCAGAGTCGTCGCCGAAGCCTCGGAAGGTCTCATCCTAAAGAACCCGCGCTCTCGCTACCAGCTCAACAGCCGCAACAACGACTGGATCAAGGTCAAACCCGAGTACATGTCCGAGTATGGCGAGTCCCTCGACTGCGTCATCATCGGCGGCTACTTCGGCTCCGGCCGTCGCGGAGGCAtcctctccagcttcctctGCGGCGTTCGCGTCAGCGAGAACCACGTCAGGTCCGGCGCTGCACTCACCAGAGAAAAGTGTTTGAGCTTTTGCAAAGTAGGCGGCGGCCTCAAAGCAGAAGACTACGCCGAGATCAGACACCACACCGAGGGCAAATGGCAAGACTGGCAAGCGAGCAACCCGCCCACGGACTACATCGAGCTCGCGGGAGGGAAAATGCAATACGAAAAACCAGATGTATGGATCCGACCTAGTGAGTCGGTTGTCATCTCCATCAAGGCAGCCTCCATCGGTCCCTCCGACCAGTTCGCCATGGGCTGGACTCTACGCTTCCCTCGGTTCCGTAAGCTGAGACTGGACAAATCGTGGGACGAGGGCATGGACGCGAGCGATTTTGTTCTTCTCAAAGACAAAGtcaaggaagaagagaaggagcgAAAGGCGATGGAGATTGAGAGCAGAAAGCGCAAGCCAGCaaagaggttgaagaaggagttGGTCATCGCGGGGACGGATCCGAATGCTGCGCCGGTTGAGTTCGTCGAGGGGGGGGATAATATCAAGGCCGAGCCGATGAGCCAGGTTGCGTTTCCCCCCCCTCAGGCTAGAAGGAAGTCTGACAACCAACTGTTCCAGGGACTGGACTTTTGTGTATTGTCCGAGGCAGTCAAACCCCGCAAGATGTCCAAGCCTGATCTGGAAAAGTTGATCAAGGAGCATGGAGGGAGGATTCATCAGCAAGTCGACAAGGGCGGGAACATGATCCTCCTCGCGGAGAAGAACGTCGTCCGGGTGGCGTCGCTGAAACGGGCCGGTGACGCGGATATTGTCAAGCCCAAATGGGTCTTTGACTGCCTTGCGCAGAATAATGGAGAGGGCTATCTCCTCCCGTTTGAGGAGGGGCACTTGTTTCATGCCacggaggagatggtgaagtTGGCGGCGGAGAATACGGATCAGTATGGGGATTCGTATGTCAGGGATGTTACCCCTGATGAGCTGAGGGATATCATTGACGACATGCGCACCAAAGGGGATGttaaagaggaggaggatgcgtTTCATGATGAGAGGACGGGGGAATTTGATGCTGAGCACTTTTTGGATCAGCTGGAGGAgcgagggaggggtttggaggggttgaagagtTTCTTGTTTAGACGGTGTAGGGTTTACTTCCCTGTTGcggcaaaggaggaggaggaggaggagaagagggggccCTCGAGTACGGAGTTGAAGGCGGTGAAGCTGCAAAATGAGGTCAAGTTTGGGAACGGGACTGTGGTGGGGGGTCTGGATGATAAGGAGATCACgcatgtggtggtggtcggggatggggagaaagagaggaaggagttGGCAGCGAGCGTGAGGTATAAGGTTAGTTCGAGGAGGCATGTGCCGAGGATTGTGACGGGGAGGTGGGTAGAGGATTGTGTGACGGAGGGGACgttggttgatgaagagggaTATGCCCCTTGAGATGGGAGCTGATCCTCTAGGAGCCTCGGTGGGGGCTTGTGTTTGTCATGGTGTTCTTGCAAAACTAGTATTAGATCTTTTAATCTAATGCTATTTCACAGCTTGATTTTTTCGTATAAGCTGAACAATGAGAAACCCAGACATAAGCCACATCATCCGCATCATATAGTATTAGCTCAGCCagcaacacccccttccttcaTCCTTCATGCTATATCCAAATGCCCAATTTGATCATCAAACATCGCTCTGCCATAATCACTCGACCCGTCTCATTCTCAAGCTCGGAACAAGAAAAGCCTCTATCAAAACACGCGGCAGTAAATTACAGATACAGataggtgtgtgtgtgtggtggggTTTTTGAAGTTTGAATAATGTACATGTAATCGGGTGAAGCATAAGGGGGGCTGGCCAGGGCGGTGGGAGTAATCATCTCGGCGGGAGTGTGTTGTTGAGAAAATTGTCATCAAACCACGACAGCCTGTCCTTCTGTACTGCCGGATGACAGTCACAGACGGGCATCTTGCGATGCCTGGCCAAATGTAGCCACCCCATatacctcccccctcacccccgacCTCCCCTCTTGCCCCgtcccccctctcccatttttgatcgtcgtcatctctcatccatctccctcccaccaaacccctCAAAGAGCAGCCTTAACCTGCTGCACccccccagcaccacccccaaccgcAGCCGCAACATCCCCCAGCATAGGATCCTTATTCCCACCCTCCTGCCCAGGAGCAGTCATAATCTCCCCGCCCAgctccctcatcctctgctCCGCCTCCATAGCCGCAAACTGCTGGTCCTCGCCGTACGCCAGAGCCCAGGGGACACCGACCAGTATCGCGCTCACGCTCAGCGCCCAGGCAGACCTCCCCGCAAAGGTCACGACAGATTTGATGGTCGAGGTGGTAGCCTCGTATTTGGCGTGCACCCAGGAGCGGGTGGTCGGGGGGATGATGTCTTTCAGGGCGGCGAGACGCTCGGCGAGGGTCTCGGCTGTGGGGTCGTAGTGGGAGTCGGTTGAGATTTCGGAGtctggacgacgacgaagcgTCAGCGAGGGCACGTGGGAGGGCGGAAGCGgagtgggaaaggggaagaacAAACCAGTATCAGTGAaatcctcctcgtcctcatcagGCCCGACCTGGGCGTGCTGGAAGTGCTCGTCCTCTACTTCTGTGAGTTGGACCATTTTGGCTTTATGTGGTCTATATGCCTTCCTTGTaggaaagagagagaagtgTTTCGATTTATAGGTTTGCGCAAAGAAAGGTTGCGCAAAAGAGCCGTCGATTggttgcttgttgctgtggtggtggttgatgatggaatACAACAAATAAATTCAAGGCGGGCGGCAGAAGCGGGACCAAAAGCTTTCTCTGCCGACCTTCTTTTTCGCACGAAAAAAGCACCAAGGATATGACGGACTTGCTCTGCTTGAAAAGTTGATGGGCTAAGCCTATTTCGGACTGGGCAAAGAAAATGTGGGGTAGCGGCCAATTGGGTGTTGTGTTTTCTTTGGTGAAGCTCAGCAACGGTTTTGTTCTTCGAGGGAAAATCTGGATTCTCTTTAAAGGCTTGATATTGATTGCCTTCCTGTCATCATTTGTTCGTTCACAACGTCCTAAACTCCTAAGGTATCAATTACACTATTATTAACCATTATGTACCACCCCTACTTATCACCTCCGCTGTCTGATTATCCCCttgccctcccctcccaatctCCCATAAATACTTCGTCAAAAAAAGTATAGGTATtgccaaaaacaaaacaaaaaagccaaaacgCTACTGAAGCCTATCCATTCACTCTACCGGTTCACAGTCCCTTCTGCGAACCGGATGCGAGGCTTCGGTGGAGGCACTCTAGGggtatcatcatcctcgctgtcGCTTTCCTCCGGTTCACGAGACATTCCCAGAGCCGCCTCTCGTCTCCTCCGCTCCGCTGCCGTCTcagccacctcctcacccgccCGACTGCCGCTAGGAACACCACGCAAAGCTTCCAatctcctcttcttttccaCCTCCGTCTCGGAAGCTTCCTTGCTCGATGGTCTTGATCCACCGCTAGATCCGCTCGACCGCTCTGGCCCAGGGGAAGTCGCCTGCGGCTTTGAGCTGGCCCCGGCCGCAGGAGACGCCGAGTTCTTCCTGCTCGCCCCTGGCTGACCCGGAGCCGAGACCTTGATCTGTGGCTGGGTATCGCGCTTAGCAACTGTCTTGAGTTCCTGCGACGCCGACGACTTGTCAACAACATCGCGGCGTGTGTTCTTGTCCAGCTTCTGCATCTCCACGAGGAAATCCTCCTTCGTCATGCGGCGACCGACTCCACCAACAGTGAACCGGATATGCTTGTCGTCCTtttcatcttcctcttcttccggagtcttcttcttcgcagATGCCTCGCCAGCCTGCGATCGTCCAAACGCAGCACTAGCCCACCTGCTGAGATTGGGCCTCTGTGAGTGACCCTGTATTCCTTCTCCCGAAGGGCCTGCCTTGCCTTGATCGCCTTGAGACTTTGGCGTGGATAGGTCGTACTTCTTGACGACCTCGCCGTCTTCGTTTTCAACAATAATCTGCCAGTGGTGTTAACTCTTGGTCTTGATGTCAGATCACGCAGGTAAACTTACAGTTGTACCATATTGGAAAGCACGGGCCGGCTCGCCCTTCCGAGCtgttttttccttctcctttctcTTGGCGAGTTCTTCCTCTCGCCAGTTGGCCACCCGGTGCTTCAGGGCATTGTAGCTCCATCCCGAAGGTCCGGCCTCGGATTCCAACTTTGACTTCAGGTCCTTCGCATGTTCCGCAACGTTGTTACCGCTCTGCGATGGATGCACCGCCAGGACGTCGCCGTCGGCGTTCTCAATGATGATATTGTCACCTTCGTTGTACACTTCGATAGGATTGCGGTGCTCGTCTCCGGGAGTGCCCATGTTAGGCGAGCCAGCACGGGTAGAGTCGCCAGAAGCCTGATGATGTCGTTCATGCGGGGTGGGGGATCTCGCCGCACGCTCGTCCACGGGCGTGATCTGCATAGAGTCCTGTTGTGCGTCATGAGGTTGGGCAGGGCTTTGGGCTACGGGCGGGAGGGGTGTTTGTCCTTCACTCGGGGTGCGGCGTTGAGGGAAGATGGCTGATTGACTGATAGGTCCTCCTGGGCCAATTCCATCATCCCACATCTTTTTCCTCCGTTTCGCAGACCTGGACGACGGTCTACTGTTCTGACGACTGCCGCTCTGCTTCTCGTTGTTTTCGTCTTCCCGTACACGACGCAAGAAGTTATTTGGATAGCCGATAGGTGGCAACGTTCCTGGAGGATAATCCGGCATCTTGAGCTCTTCGCCATCTGTATCAGACATAGTTCTGGCTTGAGAGCGTGACGTTGATGTGATGCGAGGTAACCGCGACATCCAGGTAGGCCCATCCTCGTTGGCCTGTGTGTAAGACATGGTGATGCTCAGCGTGTTGATATGCTTGCCCAGAGTAAACACGGCAATCGAAGAGCCGTGCACAATGATGGAGGCAACAACAAGGAATGCAACAATGGGCCAGACAACTCTGATCAAATCGTAATGAGGCGATCCAGGATCGGGAAGCTTGGTTAACGGGACTGGACTTTCCGATTCAAGCTCTGCCCGAGCCAGCATGGCCACAAAAACAGCACCCACACCAATGGGGCCAAAGTGGCCTGCAAAAAGCGCTTCACGCCACGTTTTGAGGTCGGGAATGATAGGTTTGAGAGCCATCATGATAGGGATTCGTCGGAACAGAATGACGAATACGGCGAGCACTACCAGCCTCCAGGCGTAGAGTCCAATGGCGTGATCATTGAAATCTTCCCAGGGAATGATGGTTCCGAAGTAGATGAAGTAGGTCAAGTTGATCAGCAAATCGATAACGTTGGAGACGTGAGAGTCTTCGGTCTTTTGCGTAAACCAACCATCGTTTGAGAAGCCCACACCTGCTGCAAAGCCAACCAGCAAATCGTCGAGACCCAGGATACTGCCAGAGCCAGCAGCGAACAGCGCCAAAACGAAGTAAAATACCAAGAAGCTCTCCCTGTCGATCAGATCGTGCTTTTCTGCGTACTTGATGCCGTGACGGGCCATATATCCGATGATGAAACCGTAAATCGCACCAAAGATGCACTCATACAAGACGGTGTACAAGAACCAGTGCTTGAGAGCCACCTTGGCGTTCAGCTTGTCGTGAATCAGGTATAATGCCAGGTAGACAAATGGGAAAGCCATGCCGTCGTTGCAGCCAGACTCTGCCGAGAGGAGATCTCTCAAATGCTTCGGCACCCTCTTGGCGAACTTGCCCTTGCCGACAACAGACGAGGCTAGAACTGGATCAGTAGCCGTGACACAGGCGGCCACCACCAGGCTTTCGATCCAATTCAATGGTGGAACCAACCACATGATAAACACACTCGTGATGAGCCAGCCGAAGAGCATGACTGGGATAAGCAGTAGGGTGACGGATTTCCAGTGTTTTTCCATGTAGAACTTGGGCAACTCGACGCCCACAGCGAAACATTGCACTACCAGAACGATTCGAGAAAactcgatggtgatgatatCGACGCTATCCCAGTCTTTCGTAGGATTTATGACATTGGCGACGTGAGGCCCAAAGATGATGCCGCATAGCGTAGCAACTGTGGCCTCGCCAATGTACATGCGCTCCTTGATGACGGAGGAGCATAGCATGAAAATGGTGGTGAAGCCTCCCAGAATGAGGTAAATCAGGTGTGGACCTGTGACCGAGAGGTGATCCCAGACCATCTTGAATGGCGGGTAGCCGACGACCGGCTAAAAGTCGACCGGGAATTCGTGATGTCggaggtgatgaagatgtAAACCTCCACTGTATAGcagtgttgttgatgaaTTTGTTGTAGAGAGCGAGGTGAACTCAATGACCTCAGCGGTTCATAAGTCACGAGCTGCCGAACAGACGCGGTTGTTGCTCGTCGTTTCTAGGACTGAGGCGGTTGGACTTGACTCGTCCAAGCACAGGCCAAAATATGAGCTAGGTCAAAAGAGCGAGTAACCTTGCGAGTCGATGGCTTGTCCGGCGCGTCTGGGGCGTCCTGTAGTAGGATGACAGAAGAAGGtgtaaaaaagaaaacaaaaaaaactttTCCTCTTTCCTCGTTGCCTTGGCGGCACGGTCAAAGTCAATAGCCACGCTCGGAAGCTGGGAAAGAGGGTCCAGGTCCGGCCGACGAGGGATCGAAGGTTTGGAAGGAGCGTAATCAAGTCGAAAACGGTGACCAAACGTTGAGAGAGCGATCCAATACGCCTTGGGGTATCGGTAAAAGTATTTATGAACTGAAGAGATCGAACAGCACCCATGGCTTAGCTTTATAGTCTATCCAACCCAGAAGACACTTGCTCAAATCTTGGGGATAGCCTACCAGGATCCTTGCCACGCAGCTTACTAGTGCCGGGTTGTGGTTATGGATGTGGCGGTTTGTTATTTTTTGGTGGGCCCCCAAGGTTCCAACAAATCAACCACACTTCGGGAAATCGGCTACAAAAAGCTACCCTGTGTATGATGCCGTCCATCCCAGCTATCACAAGCTGCGGCATCTGCGTCATAGAAGCATTGAACAGTCACCAAAAGAGCCTAAGTTTTGGACATAAATAAAGAGAGAGCGGAATCCCCGATGCCATTCAGCGAGTTTGATCTGGTGTAAGCCCGGAGTGTGACAACGGACCAGATGTCGATTGCTTCTCATCCGAGATTTCGCTCGGGCGCATTCAAACTCACAAGTGGCTTACTCACAGCCCTACCCATACCAACCAAGTGTCTCAATCCCCCTCGATAACCCGCCGTTGACTGCTGTGTGACCTCCGTCCGCGGCGCCGCAGGCGGAAGACGATTTCGAAAGTTGCCAATTACAGAAACACCTGCATCCCAAGCGTCGGGCTCCAATTCCAGCAGGTTGGTGAGATGTCTCAGGATTTGGGCAAAGTCATTCgcatccagcagcagccgaagCTGCAGAATTCCGGTGACGGCTGGGCATTtctgtcgtcgtcgtcgtggaaCCCTTTCCGCCAAGTTGTGCCCAGGGATGCCCAGCCCTCGCTCAACGAACCATCTTTCAGAAGAAAAGGCTTGAGTGGTCTTAGCTTTTGCTTGTCCACGGGCAAGCTCTTTTGCCAATGCTGAGCATGCTTGGCTCTTCCCTGCCTGCCAAGAACGAAGAActgatcaacaaccacagaGCAAAAGATCACGAGAAGAACGCCTTTCGAGACGGTTTGCATGTAAATGCGGAAATGGCGGTGTCGGCACTAGTTGTAGTTGAATTCTGGAAGCAGGTCACAAGGTCATGGCTGGTGCGGAGAAAATCCAATTGTCCAACCACAACCCATGATGTGGATGAAGGTGCATGCACAGACCACATCTTATTATCCCGACGTTCTCAGACTTCAAACCCCTCACTCACTGTTTCCAAAAATTTGTCTGTACGGTTCTTGAGCCATTGCTTCCATTGGTGAATGTCTTGCCGTGATGGGTGTAAGAGAAATCCAGGGGTGAGAAGAAACATGTGGCTTCTAGTCTAGTAGAGCATGTTTGACTCAATTTGCTATCACCATTGTTGGGGTCTGAATGTCGTATTACCGATGGGGAATGGTGATTTGGGGCTGATGGAGCTGAATGATAAGGGTGGAGCATTGAGGCTGGTATCTTTGGACTTGAAGAATACGAACACTGGGCTTTGTGTACTCGGACTCCAATTTGAGAAGACGAGGGTTACCGTTGATAtaaagggttagggttatagTGCACaagttggttgttgttgcacAAACACAAGATTGTTCCCCTGGGTAAGTGGGGTGGGCCCTGATCTCGTGCGCACGAGCAGCCCCCCGCGTTTGCAAGTTGGCGCTTTTCCAAGACGCGAAGCGCCAAAGTGAGACGCGCTCCAGAAAGAAAGGCTGATCCGCGTGCCTTCCATCCAATACCAAGCCCAAATGGAGCAGCCCCAGACATTTTGAACCTGGATTTTCAGACACGACTTTGCCCTGAGTGGCTTCGCTCTGTATATGCCTGGTCTTACCAgtcatctcctccatcgaGCACTCCCAACCCTCGAGAGGAATCCCGTATTGTCCACACGTTGTGTCCCGAAGTTTAGGGCCTATGTGCACTCGGCTCGGCTGacccctcaacaacctcgccctccgcAAGCCACGCCTGtatcaacagcaacaaagtCGACGCCGACGACAACCGCCACAATGGGAATGTTTGAGAgggccaccgccgccgctgcgAACCAGCAGTCGCAGAACTCGTCTCGTAATGCTAGTCTCAAGAAGCAGCTATTCCCCTCGAGTAGTCCGAATCCAGTCTCGACGTCGATTGCTAAGGTCGATGAGATGTTCCTCAGAGCCAgccagcaaccaccaccagcacaccGTCCATCCCAGTTCTCGAGTACCACGGACCCTTTGAACAGCCAATCGTCCAACATCTCCCGCCCTCCtgtcaccaaccccaaatcCAATACTCTCTCATCCATCTGTTCAACAAACGGGTCTTTTGCGGACAAGGTAGAAGTGATCCACATTGCGGATGACACCCCGCCACCACAGAACTTCACAAATGAGTGGGACTtggacgaggacgacttTAGCGATGAGATCGACTTGGATTGGGAAGCCCCCTCTGCTCTGCCAGAGATCCCCCGTGCTCCACCGAAGAGTAACCCCCAGAAATCCGACCTGCCCATCCCGACGAGCGAGGCCACATTGACGTCCTGGCCCGactcttctccttcacaTTTTGCTCCCCCTCGAGCTCgagcccagccagccccgCAAGCCCCGGCACCGAAACGAGAGTACCCATACCACGCCCAGCAGGCCCCCGAGGTTGTCAAAAAGCCCAAGAGAGAGCTTCCGCCGGcgtggaagaaggagcaggccATCACCATTGAAGATAGGGAAGCCCATGATCACCGCGGCATCAGCGAGGCGACCCCTGACGCAAAGCCCAAGGCCACTTCCTTTTGGGATGCAACCGCCAGTGCTGTAAAGGCTCAGAAGAAACAGCTCAAGACGCAGCAGAAGGGATCTGGCGGTGGCAAGCCGGTCACTGACGACGTATCCTGGAGTGATGTGCACGATGCTGTGGATCAACATGTGAAAGCAAGCAAGTCTTCCAACGCAAAGGCTGCCGCTATCCAGCTGAGCCAAGAGCAGCGTCATGTTAAGAATCTTGTTGTGGAAAAAGGTCAGAGTGTGTTCTTCACTGGTCCGGCCGGTACAGGAAAGTCGGTCTTGATGcgatccatcatcaccgaccTCAGAAAGAAGTACGCCCGCGACCCAGAAAAGCTTGCTGTGACGGCGTCTACCGGCCTGGCTGCTTGCAATATTGGCGGTATCACGCTCCACAGTTTCTCGGGTATCGGTTTGGGCAAAGAGGACGTCAACACCTTGGTCAAGAAGATCAGGCGGAATCCCAAGGCCAAGAATCGATGGATCAAGACAAAGACGCTTATCATTGACGAGATTTCGATGGTGGACAGTGACCTTTTCGACAAGCTTTCTCAGATTGGTAGGATTCTACGCAACAATGGGCGTCCATGGGGTGGTATCCAACTGGTCATTACGGGCGATTTCTTCCAATTGCCTCCGGTGCCTGAAGGTGGCCGGGAGCACAGGTTTGCTTTTGATGCTGCTACTTGGAGTCTGTCAATCGACCATACCATTGGTTTGACCGAAGTGTTCCGACAAAGGGATCCTGGTAAGAGGCTCTGTCCTGGAGTGATTTGAATAAAACGCTTACCGGAG of Podospora pseudopauciseta strain CBS 411.78 chromosome 7 map unlocalized CBS411.78m_7, whole genome shotgun sequence contains these proteins:
- the CNH1 gene encoding Na+/H+ antiporter (EggNog:ENOG503NU9A; COG:P), which translates into the protein MVWDHLSVTGPHLIYLILGGFTTIFMLCSSVIKERMYIGEATVATLCGIIFGPHVANVINPTKDWDSVDIITIEFSRIVLVVQCFAVGVELPKFYMEKHWKSVTLLLIPVMLFGWLITSVFIMWLVPPLNWIESLVVAACVTATDPVLASSVVGKGKFAKRVPKHLRDLLSAESGCNDGMAFPFVYLALYLIHDKLNAKVALKHWFLYTVLYECIFGAIYGFIIGYMARHGIKYAEKHDLIDRESFLVFYFVLALFAAGSGSILGLDDLLVGFAAGVGFSNDGWFTQKTEDSHVSNVIDLLINLTYFIYFGTIIPWEDFNDHAIGLYAWRLVVLAVFVILFRRIPIMMALKPIIPDLKTWREALFAGHFGPIGVGAVFVAMLARAELESESPVPLTKLPDPGSPHYDLIRVVWPIVAFLVVASIIVHGSSIAVFTLGKHINTLSITMSYTQANEDGPTWMSRLPRITSTSRSQARTMSDTDGEELKMPDYPPGTLPPIGYPNNFLRRVREDENNEKQSGSRQNSRPSSRSAKRRKKMWDDGIGPGGPISQSAIFPQRRTPSEGQTPLPPVAQSPAQPHDAQQDSMQITPVDERAARSPTPHERHHQASGDSTRAGSPNMGTPGDEHRNPIEVYNEGDNIIIENADGDVLAVHPSQSGNNVAEHAKDLKSKLESEAGPSGWSYNALKHRVANWREEELAKRKEKEKTARKGEPARAFQYGTTIIVENEDGEVVKKYDLSTPKSQGDQGKAGPSGEGIQGHSQRPNLSRWASAAFGRSQAGEASAKKKTPEEEEDEKDDKHIRFTVGGVGRRMTKEDFLVEMQKLDKNTRRDVVDKSSASQELKTVAKRDTQPQIKVSAPGQPGASRKNSASPAAGASSKPQATSPGPERSSGSSGGSRPSSKEASETEVEKKRRLEALRGVPSGSRAGEEVAETAAERRRREAALGMSREPEESDSEDDDTPRVPPPKPRIRFAEGTVNR
- the PIF1 gene encoding DNA helicase (COG:L; EggNog:ENOG503NTY9), translated to MPGLTSHLLHRALPTLERNPVLSTRCVPKFRAYVHSARLTPQQPRPPQATPVSTATKSTPTTTATMGMFERATAAAANQQSQNSSRNASLKKQLFPSSSPNPVSTSIAKVDEMFLRASQQPPPAHRPSQFSSTTDPLNSQSSNISRPPVTNPKSNTLSSICSTNGSFADKVEVIHIADDTPPPQNFTNEWDLDEDDFSDEIDLDWEAPSALPEIPRAPPKSNPQKSDLPIPTSEATLTSWPDSSPSHFAPPRARAQPAPQAPAPKREYPYHAQQAPEVVKKPKRELPPAWKKEQAITIEDREAHDHRGISEATPDAKPKATSFWDATASAVKAQKKQLKTQQKGSGGGKPVTDDVSWSDVHDAVDQHVKASKSSNAKAAAIQLSQEQRHVKNLVVEKGQSVFFTGPAGTGKSVLMRSIITDLRKKYARDPEKLAVTASTGLAACNIGGITLHSFSGIGLGKEDVNTLVKKIRRNPKAKNRWIKTKTLIIDEISMVDSDLFDKLSQIGRILRNNGRPWGGIQLVITGDFFQLPPVPEGGREHRFAFDAATWSLSIDHTIGLTEVFRQRDPGFAEMLNEMRLGKISDKTVKNFQALKRPLTFSDGIQVTELFPTRSEVERSNKARLDSLKGSPHTFQAADQSTLPENVREKLFSNMMAPPTLDLKKGAQVMLIKNMDETLVNGSLGTVEGFATEDQFGIDNGLEDESDTKKRVRAFTNALENNKNAVKYPVVRFHAVDGSQRVLLCVPEEWKVELPNGEVQASRKQLPLILAWALSIHKAQGQTMERVKVDLNKIFEKGQAYVALSRATTQEGLQVLNFNKTKVMAHPRVINFYNSLYGADVAVKKKTGTLDDFAYQKPAVAAPAKPAAAPAATTQRRAPVYDDFDADEEEAMASFG
- the TOM22 gene encoding mitochondrial import receptor protein (COG:U; EggNog:ENOG503P3YP), whose protein sequence is MVQLTEVEDEHFQHAQVGPDEDEEDFTDTDSEISTDSHYDPTAETLAERLAALKDIIPPTTRSWVHAKYEATTSTIKSVVTFAGRSAWALSVSAILVGVPWALAYGEDQQFAAMEAEQRMRELGGEIMTAPGQEGGNKDPMLGDVAAAVGGGAGGVQQVKAAL
- the LIG4 gene encoding DNA ligase (ATP) (EggNog:ENOG503NUX9; COG:L) — its product is MASQRRRDHQQGPDAEAVEEDDAQYGRGGMSLEEVDQHFPHRPKNAHKTLPFAELYKSLFNPLMDCKPGSSATAGAAAAAVLGKTRFGKAKKTGGVNYHEQRRHIIERFMSRWRKEVGDDFYPAMRLILPDKDRDRGVYGLKESGIGKMLVRVMKIGRDSEDGYSLLHWKLPGGGGGGNQRFGGKGQTGTAGDFAGRVLEVVGKRAMRGTPGGWTIGEVNVLLDRLAGASGEREQLPIFEEIYRNCCAEEVMWLVRIILKDMRVGATERTFLGLWHPDAEALFSVSSSLRRVCWELWDPETRLEQKETGVSLMQCFQPQLAQFQMTTGFGKLVQNLGVTEEEKEFWIEEKLDGERMQMHMKEDETVPGGFRFAFWSRKAKDYTYLYGEGLEDDNSALTRHLKNAFHDGVRELILDGEMITWDPEIDKIVPFGTLKTAALDQQKNPFQNGPRPLYRVFDILLLNKKPLADYTLRDRHAALEVAVRGEHRRLEIHPYESATTPDAIEPFLRRVVAEASEGLILKNPRSRYQLNSRNNDWIKVKPEYMSEYGESLDCVIIGGYFGSGRRGGILSSFLCGVRVSENHVRSGAALTREKCLSFCKVGGGLKAEDYAEIRHHTEGKWQDWQASNPPTDYIELAGGKMQYEKPDVWIRPSESVVISIKAASIGPSDQFAMGWTLRFPRFRKLRLDKSWDEGMDASDFVLLKDKVKEEEKERKAMEIESRKRKPAKRLKKELVIAGTDPNAAPVEFVEGGDNIKAEPMSQVAFPPPQARRKSDNQLFQGLDFCVLSEAVKPRKMSKPDLEKLIKEHGGRIHQQVDKGGNMILLAEKNVVRVASLKRAGDADIVKPKWVFDCLAQNNGEGYLLPFEEGHLFHATEEMVKLAAENTDQYGDSYVRDVTPDELRDIIDDMRTKGDVKEEEDAFHDERTGEFDAEHFLDQLEERGRGLEGLKSFLFRRCRVYFPVAAKEEEEEEKRGPSSTELKAVKLQNEVKFGNGTVVGGLDDKEITHVVVVGDGEKERKELAASVRYKVSSRRHVPRIVTGRWVEDCVTEGTLVDEEGYAP